One segment of Rhodanobacter thiooxydans DNA contains the following:
- a CDS encoding FHA domain-containing protein has product MQARLTAFVPDSAAITRSLSPGERLRIGRGDDCELLLAHPSVSRLHAELVVSGDRWRLTDLRSKNGSFVEGAQVASTLLESSCWLRFGDVHCEFAALDAAAVEAEARRWHERHGAATAHTVRLDTIAHGGDPEAAPGQALLEASLRAVAELAGCSRGFLLIDEHGRYRVRAALALDPAQMVGREFAGSLGAVTRAIEQRRAIVFNDIGGDAWPGARASVVEGGLRTLVCLPLLDGDRVLGAIYADRREAGPPLTTLDLELLEAFADRTALWLSAHRASDALAARSPAPVDWDRILAGPVVQTG; this is encoded by the coding sequence ATGCAGGCACGGCTGACCGCATTTGTCCCCGACAGCGCCGCCATCACCCGCTCCCTGAGCCCAGGTGAACGGCTACGGATCGGCCGTGGCGATGACTGCGAATTATTGCTGGCACACCCCTCGGTATCGCGCCTGCACGCCGAGCTCGTCGTGAGCGGCGACCGCTGGCGCCTGACCGACCTGCGCAGCAAGAACGGTAGCTTCGTCGAAGGTGCCCAGGTCGCCTCCACGCTGCTTGAATCCTCCTGCTGGCTGCGCTTCGGCGACGTGCACTGCGAATTCGCGGCGCTCGACGCTGCCGCGGTGGAGGCCGAAGCCCGGCGCTGGCATGAGCGCCACGGCGCCGCTACCGCGCATACCGTCCGACTCGACACGATCGCCCATGGCGGCGACCCCGAGGCCGCCCCCGGCCAGGCACTGCTCGAGGCCAGCCTGCGCGCGGTGGCGGAGCTCGCCGGCTGCAGCCGCGGCTTCCTGCTGATCGACGAGCACGGCCGCTACCGCGTCCGGGCGGCGCTCGCGCTCGACCCGGCGCAGATGGTCGGACGCGAATTCGCCGGCAGCCTTGGTGCGGTCACCCGCGCCATCGAACAGCGTCGCGCGATCGTGTTCAACGACATCGGCGGCGACGCATGGCCCGGCGCGCGCGCCTCGGTAGTCGAGGGCGGGCTGCGCACGCTGGTGTGCCTGCCGCTGCTCGACGGCGATCGCGTACTCGGCGCGATCTACGCCGACCGCCGCGAAGCGGGGCCGCCACTGACCACACTCGACCTGGAGCTGCTGGAGGCGTTCGCCGACCGCACCGCGCTGTGGCTCAGCGCACACCGTGCGAGCGACGCTCTGGCCGCGCGTTCGCCGGCACCGGTCGACTGGGACCGCATCCTCGCCGGACCGGTGGTGCAGACCGGATGA